One Halosegnis longus DNA window includes the following coding sequences:
- a CDS encoding CopD family protein, producing the protein MVVDAISYVLHMVFGALLTGSVLYVALAVNPTAVAGNIQPDALKQIAGRLTTVSRSSAVVLFLTGGHQAGNFYTIEMLTGTFRGHLVLAMLVLWLVLTALVEIGSARLREGLDADKLREPAREARPFFRAGAVVAVLLLVDAGLLASPVAPY; encoded by the coding sequence ATGGTTGTCGACGCAATCTCCTACGTGCTTCACATGGTCTTCGGTGCACTGCTCACCGGGAGCGTGCTCTACGTCGCGCTCGCCGTGAACCCAACTGCCGTCGCCGGCAACATCCAGCCGGACGCGCTCAAACAGATCGCCGGCCGGCTCACGACCGTCTCCCGGAGCTCGGCCGTCGTCCTCTTCCTGACGGGCGGCCACCAGGCAGGGAACTTCTACACCATCGAGATGCTCACCGGAACGTTCCGTGGCCACCTCGTGCTCGCGATGCTCGTGCTCTGGCTCGTGCTCACGGCGCTCGTCGAAATCGGCAGCGCGCGGCTCCGCGAGGGACTCGACGCCGACAAACTCCGGGAGCCGGCCCGCGAAGCCCGACCGTTCTTCCGTGCCGGGGCCGTCGTCGCCGTGCTCCTGCTCGTCGACGCCGGACTGCTCGCCTCGCCGGTCGCTCCGTATTGA
- the hisC gene encoding histidinol-phosphate transaminase, which produces MEPRDLSTHVPYEAGRGIEETARELGMDPDELVKLSSNENAWGPSPKAVVALRESAATVHAYPKASHADLTAALADRFSVADEQVWLANGGDGALDYLARALLAPGDEVLVSDPGFAYYAMSARFHHGQVNEYPIRKEDDFEQTAAGVLEHYDGERIVYVTSPHNPAGTEMPLEEVTKLADATDEETLVVVDEAYGEFSETPSAVELTHERDDVAVLRTFSKAFGLAGCRLGYAIVPHDWSEAYARVNTPFAASELACRAGLAALDDTEHVERTVEGVRDAREYMYDNLDCPTWESQGNFVLAEVGDGTRVFEAAKQEGVIIRDTSSFGLPECVRITAGTPAMTERAVEVINGAL; this is translated from the coding sequence ATGGAACCACGAGACCTCTCGACCCACGTCCCCTACGAGGCGGGCCGTGGCATCGAGGAGACCGCCCGCGAGCTCGGGATGGACCCCGACGAGCTGGTGAAGCTCTCCTCGAACGAGAACGCGTGGGGACCGTCGCCGAAGGCGGTCGTCGCGCTCCGGGAGTCGGCTGCGACGGTCCACGCCTATCCGAAGGCCTCACACGCCGACCTGACTGCGGCCCTCGCGGACCGGTTTTCGGTCGCAGACGAGCAGGTGTGGCTCGCCAACGGCGGCGACGGTGCCCTCGATTATCTCGCTCGCGCCCTCCTCGCACCCGGCGACGAGGTGCTCGTCTCGGACCCCGGCTTCGCCTACTACGCCATGTCCGCCCGCTTCCACCACGGACAGGTGAACGAGTACCCGATTCGGAAGGAAGACGACTTCGAGCAGACCGCCGCGGGCGTGCTCGAGCACTACGACGGCGAGCGAATCGTCTACGTCACCTCGCCGCACAACCCCGCCGGCACGGAGATGCCACTCGAGGAAGTGACGAAGCTGGCCGACGCCACCGACGAGGAGACGCTCGTCGTCGTGGACGAGGCGTACGGCGAGTTCTCCGAGACCCCCTCCGCGGTCGAACTCACCCACGAGCGCGACGACGTGGCCGTCCTCCGAACCTTCTCGAAGGCGTTCGGGCTGGCCGGCTGTCGGCTCGGCTACGCCATCGTCCCCCACGACTGGAGCGAGGCGTACGCCCGCGTCAACACCCCCTTCGCGGCGAGTGAACTCGCCTGTCGCGCCGGCCTCGCTGCCCTCGATGACACGGAGCACGTCGAACGGACCGTCGAGGGCGTCCGCGACGCCCGCGAGTACATGTACGACAACCTCGACTGTCCGACCTGGGAGTCGCAGGGGAACTTCGTGCTCGCGGAGGTGGGCGACGGCACCCGCGTCTTCGAGGCCGCGAAACAGGAGGGCGTCATCATCCGCGACACCTCCTCCTTCGGCCTGCCGGAGTGTGTTCGCATCACCGCCGGCACGCCCGCCATGACCGAACGCGCCGTCGAGGTCATCAACGGGGCACTATGA
- a CDS encoding adenylate kinase family protein, translated as MRVAVTGTPGTGKTTAVDAVETALDVVHLNEVIKSEGFDTGRDGQRGSLVADMDALGEWLGDRDCLVESHLAHHFPADRVIVLRCHPDDLEARLTERGESAEKASENAEAEALDVVLSEAVANHGQDSVYEIDTTDRTPEEVAREIEAVVAGEREPSAGTVDFIGWL; from the coding sequence ATGAGGGTCGCCGTCACCGGGACGCCGGGGACGGGCAAGACCACCGCCGTCGACGCCGTGGAGACGGCCCTCGACGTGGTGCATCTGAACGAGGTCATCAAATCCGAAGGGTTCGACACCGGACGCGACGGCCAGCGCGGCTCGCTCGTCGCCGACATGGACGCGCTCGGTGAGTGGCTCGGCGACCGCGACTGTCTCGTCGAGTCGCATCTCGCCCACCACTTCCCAGCCGACCGGGTCATCGTCCTCCGGTGTCACCCCGACGACCTCGAAGCGCGGCTCACCGAGCGCGGCGAGAGCGCGGAGAAGGCCAGCGAGAATGCAGAGGCAGAAGCACTCGATGTCGTGCTCTCGGAGGCCGTCGCGAACCACGGGCAGGACTCCGTCTACGAAATCGACACGACCGACCGGACGCCCGAGGAAGTGGCACGCGAAATCGAGGCCGTCGTCGCCGGCGAGCGCGAGCCGTCGGCCGGCACGGTCGATTTCATCGGGTGGCTATGA